The Fodinibius salicampi DNA segment TTTACTACTAACCAGAAATTACCTTTGGGCCGAGTGTTAATTTGAAGTTTGGTAAATATTTGATGAGACAGTTACTACTTATTTCCATTTGCTTGTTAAGCTTGTCAATTATTACGTGTAGTACGAATAATGATACACAAATATATGATGTTAATATTTCTACTTCTCCCGTAGATGCAGGTAGCACCACTCCCGCTGATACTTCAATTGAAGAAGGCAAACAATTGAGTCTGAGTGCTGATGCAAACGAAAAGTATTTATTCACACACTGGAGCGGAGATGTTGATAGTACATCTACTAATCCTCTCTCAATCACTATAGATCAGAGTTATTCTATTACCGCCAACTTTAAAATCAAAAGTTATGAACTAGCTATAAATACGGATGGACAAGGTGTAGTTCATGAAGAAGTATTAGAAGAAAAATCAAAGGATTATAATCATGGAACTATTGTAAAATTGACTGCTGACCCTTCCAATCATTGGCAATTTCTAGAATGGCAAGGAGCAGAAACAGGTGCCCAAAATCCATTGGAAATAACAATGGATAAGAAAATGGAAATTTCTGCTGTCTTTGAGCGTAAGAGTTATCCTTTAAACATTTCCACTTCTGGTGAAGGAGATGTTTCACTTGATCCTAATCAGGTAGAATATAAATATGAAAAGTCTGTTGAACTTACGGCGAATCCACCAAATGGCTGGAGTTTTAGTAGATGGAAAGGCGATTATTCAGGTCAAGAAAATCCTGTTTCTTTATCAATAGACAGTTCTATGTCAGTAACTGCTATTTTTGAAAACAGTAAATTTGCTGGTGGAAATGGAACCCAAACTTATCCCAATAAAGTTTCTACTCTTAATCAATTGCAAGCTGTTAACCAATATCCTGAGGCGCACTTCAAACTAGTCAATAATATTGATGCAAATGCAACAGAAAGTTGGAATAACGGTAAAGGATTTAATCCAATTGGCAACAGTGATAAGCCATTTACTGGGTCATTCAATGGCCAAAACTTTAAGATTAGTAACTTAACAATAGACCGTATTAATGAAGATGCAGTAGGTTTTATGGGGCAAGTTAAAAATGCTGATATTAAAAATATTATTCTCGAGAATGTAAATATAAATGGAGACAGAGTAGTAGGTGGAATCATCGCTTATATTTTTCAAAGTACATTTAGCAACTCTCATATATCAGGAAATATTTCGGGGGGCACTTATACTGGTGGTCTTGTTGGTCAAAATAGTGGAAGTGAAATTATTCAAACTTCAGCTGATGTCAGAGTATCAAGTGATGGTCACAGTGTAGGTGGGCTGGTCGGACAATCTCAAGGAACTATTTTAAAGTCAAATGCCAAAGGCTCAGTTTCTGGCAATGAAAAAGTAGGTGGCTTGCTTGGATGGCATCGTGAC contains these protein-coding regions:
- a CDS encoding InlB B-repeat-containing protein, giving the protein MSIITCSTNNDTQIYDVNISTSPVDAGSTTPADTSIEEGKQLSLSADANEKYLFTHWSGDVDSTSTNPLSITIDQSYSITANFKIKSYELAINTDGQGVVHEEVLEEKSKDYNHGTIVKLTADPSNHWQFLEWQGAETGAQNPLEITMDKKMEISAVFERKSYPLNISTSGEGDVSLDPNQVEYKYEKSVELTANPPNGWSFSRWKGDYSGQENPVSLSIDSSMSVTAIFENSKFAGGNGTQTYPNKVSTLNQLQAVNQYPEAHFKLVNNIDANATESWNNGKGFNPIGNSDKPFTGSFNGQNFKISNLTIDRINEDAVGFMGQVKNADIKNIILENVNINGDRVVGGIIAYIFQSTFSNSHISGNISGGTYTGGLVGQNSGSEIIQTSADVRVSSDGHSVGGLVGQSQGTILKSNAKGSVSGNEKVGGLLGWHRDGEVRNSYTTTDVSGSENIGGIIGRSENATELSTSYSVGSISGTTNVGGVIGINNGNISSTYWNTETTNQNNGIGSGSSGGVTGLSTSEMSGNEAKNNMPEFNWNEIWVTTENYPILFWE